Within Hypomesus transpacificus isolate Combined female chromosome 10, fHypTra1, whole genome shotgun sequence, the genomic segment tCCGATTCACAGTAGTATATATAAGATTCACAGTTGTATATTTGAGGAACCATCACTATAGTTCCCTCCAACCAATATATGGATGTTTGCAACATGATGATGTGGATCAGCACAAAGACTTAGCTGGTGGTGTCCTAGTTTAGACAAAAGCCATTCAAAtgcttttctctgtctcctttaaCGGTTATTAAACTTGATTCATGTCACCTAGATTAATCTTACATGGCAGTAGCGTGAAATGAACTCCAAGCTGATATGACAAAACCTTAATGGACAAAAAAAACTGACAGAAATGTTGCTGCACTGGGGGATCGGGGGGGGTGAAGAGTGGTTCCCTGAGGTTCCTTTACAGTATTGGtgctcaatcacacacacatagactgcTATTACTCTGTTTACAATCTCTTTCTGTTACCTTTCCTCTCAGAAGTGCCACCAGAATGGCCTTCCCTCCTTCTTGCAGGACAGTCTTTGTTTCAGGGACAATCTCTAAGCACAGTATTACCATATAAAGTAGATCAATGTGATGAAGAGGTATATGTAACATGTTTTGTGGCACCTTTTCTAGGTTGTATTTTGATTGGATGTAAGTTTCTGGATATCCTCAGATACATACTTGTCAGTAAAGTGGTTTCTTCAAAACAATTTTTATTTTTAGTGGCTTTTCTAGAATCACCTTTTGATCTCAAAATAAGTGCTAACACTGATGCGATGGCAGGTGGAAGATAGCAGATGTCTCATATGTGTTTTCAGTTAAACATTCctgaaaacatttacatttacatgactACTAGACTTTGACTAAGATGAGGAACGCAGGCATGTTAAATAAGCACGGCCTCCTCCACGTCTTGTTCTGCCACCCACTCAACGGGTCTCCGAAGACCCTTCTTTGCTTCGAAATGAGTTAGAACGTTCCAAGCTTGACTTGTCCACAATGAGGATATGTCTTACCATGAACATCATAATGTACTCGATAACAAATGATCAGTCAATCTTACTTTTGCCTCTGTTGTATATCATTTGGTTCCTAATTGGCTGGTAAGAGCAGTGTTCATGATTACCAACCTGAAGCAACTGAGGTAAGCAAAAGGATATTAAGATATTAATTgggatggaagaaaaaaaattatcaagtatactttttttctctctaaatTAATTGGCAATCTGTAGAACGGTAATAAGCTGGAGAGTAGCCAACCAAAGCTGTGTTTAGAATAATGGAATGATTGAATGTGGAGACACCAACTTGAGGAAAATATTCAAATTGAATCAAAgcgttttgtttgtttctgtcatTTAATTTCTCCCTGATGTAGGTCATGTGTCGGACCCATCTCCCCCAGGCTCCCAGTAGCTGTCATGTGGATGTAGACAGTAATTGTTGCTGGGACAACGGATCGTACTACATAATTGGAAACAGAGTAGTGAATCGTCTTCCACTTATTAGAGGGGTTGTGAAGTGGGTGTTGTATTTATGGTTGGGCTCTGTTCTTGGGAGTAGCAAGCAACTGTCATCCTAAAGTGGTAAGATTGTAGTAATCATGTGGTAAGAGGTTGCTGCTACGTTTCTGTGGTTCAATTTACAAGGTTTTGTGATGTTCTCAGAAACATACACTGGTAGTCTCAGTCCACACGTCCATTTTGCAAGATAGCTGTGGTTACTCCCCAACTTAGCCATATTTATTAACCATGTTATAAATGCAGTACCCAGAGAGTATAGATAGGGTACAGAAATATGGGATCTTGTTTGAACATCACACAATTACatcgtattttatttttttgtcacAGAATTTTACATTTAGACAACATTGACATAACATGTAAAGCACATTAGATCACTGATTAAAAATACATATTCTGCCTGCTTTGCAATAAAAGAATACTGACAACTTCACATGACACCATTCATTAAAAACATGCCTTGACAACATTTTAGGAAGATATAACTTAAGATATAAAACAACAATTAGTCTTGTCCCATTAGGAAAAAGGACAGAGATGAAAATTCCACAATTTCAGTTAAACAGATCTGATAAAGCAGGCTGGAACTGTAATTATACTAAAGAATGCCACAATCTATCCAGAACTCTTATTTTTCTCCAGTTATAGTAGCACCGGATCAACCACTTGGACAGCTCAATTAAGGTTAACCGTCATTTCTTAAGATGACCCTTTTACTGGTCATAGGAGGATTAATTATGTTTGAAGAGCTATGCAGTTTGAAAAATTGAAGTGCGCCCTCCAAGCTTTGCCTTTGAACGCAACAAGTGTTCTCATTTATCTTCCTGCATTGTTCGCAGGCTGTTCACATGGGATGAGTGTTCATCCATAACTATTCATCTCTGTTAATAAATAACAGATGACCAGAGATACAGTAAAACGCTACTAGGTCatcttaaatacattatttataagTGAAACTGAATATCAATTTGCTAAGCTCTACAAGGTGTGCTGATACATGTTCAATATTTTCATCTTCATTGCAATCATATACTCTGTCAACCTGAGGGTAATTTACATGTTGATATCCTCGTGGACAACGACCATGCCGGGCATGCTTTCCTCCACTTTCCTCCCCCTCAGGGCCAGAGTCAGAAAGCTCCGGATGGATAGAGACGCTCGGACAAGCAGCTCCTTCAGGCCAGCCCGGTACTCCTGCCTGATCAGACAGTACAGCACTGGGTTCAGGCAGCTGTTGGTATGAgccaaacacacagtcagagggAAAGCGTAGGCCTGGGCATTGTAGAAGGCCTTATTGAAGGGAACCTGGTCAAACTTGATGAGCACGCTCCACAGGGTCAGTGCCTGGTTTGGAAGCCAGCAAAGGAAGAAGGACAAAACCACGATGGTGACAGAGCGGGTCAGTTTGGAGCGCCGCCGGTCACGGCACTTCTCGCCTTCAGTCTGGCGTTTCATGTCCATGCCGAGTGCACCACCCACGGCACGGCGGCTGAGGATAAACCTCAGGAGGAGGAGATAGCACACACTGATCACTACCAAGGGAACTACAAATCCCAACAGCATCTTCTGAATCTGGTAGAGACCCAGGAGAACCTGAGGGTCCCAGCGGCCTGAATCTGAGTCTGAGAACCGGACAAGACACAGCTCATCATCTGCAGACACCTAGAAACATCACAGACATATGAAATATTCAGAAGATGGATATGTTAAAGCAATTTTTAATGAATTTGTTCAAAACCGAATCCACTGAAAATATGCCAAACCTGGACTGTGGTTGAGTAGACTGCATGGGGAAGTGTGACAACCACTGATACCAGCCAGATACCCAAGCTGGTCCACTTAGCACGAACGGCGGCCATTTTGGGGCTTCTCATTTtcagagaggagacgagagtgCAGTAGCGTGCTGCACTCATGGCCGTCAGGAAAAAGACACTGGCATACATGTTCATGGTGGTCACCGAGCTGACAATCTTACACATCACCCTGCCAAAGGGCCAGCGGAAGTCCAGAGCCGTGTCTACCGCCCAGAAGGGCAGGGTGAGGACGAACTGAAGGTCGGTGAGCGCCAGGCTCATCACATAGCAATCAATGGATGAGTGGTTCTTCCGGTGGCGGGAATGCAGAAGGAACAGTGCCAGCAGGTTACCTACAAGACCGAGTGCACAGACCACCAAGTAGACCAGCGCAATGATTACACGCACCTGTGAATTTCAGAAACTGAAGGTCAAGTCTTGTGCAAAAAGTTTATTACTAATATACAGTCATATACAATACTTCCCATGTTTGGTCCATTAAACCTTGAGCCACCTCTATTTGAAGTACCCAAGATAAAATGGCCTGTGTGGTGATTCAAAAACTATGCAGCTATTATGAATTGGTAGTCTAGACAaattttaaaggggcaattgactgcaaaaccgattttaccttgtcattgttgaaaaacgacagttcggatggtaaactgaacataccgtgaatatcaaagtccattgacacctctttcctattcaaatctcaaaaagcaaaaatttggctgtaaaacgctagcttttaaacaaagccaccggtcctacgtaggaccggtgatcgccctcttattggctctggtctgtatctttgtcacgccccagaatttacatccagaccagcccgaggtagcgtctatctccgatactagtttagctgcgcgctgctctgtgtaggctacttataaggaattacaaagaagaacgtttggaattataacaaggatattgaaaatggaccacggtcgtaaatgctgtgttccaggttgtacagggaaggctaacagtcacacagtcttcccaaggagccaaacattcaacaggcatggctgctgttgtctatgagaagatcccggcgaagttcgacactcaatcgttcatttgctctgaacatttcacccaagacagttttgacaaccttggacaatttcaagcaggatatgctaggaagctgaacctggaaagaggtgctgttccaaccgtatgctcattgcaaccgcaagctaaggacagtatgatgttgtgctaacagttattagcaatgctaacgtttcctgtatatagcataccaggtagaatgctaaatacgtttctacacacatcaaatgactctagctagactagctgtagtcggcattagaagggaagcttccgaaaaatagccagaaaacgaactgcagtctggcttattgctaacgcctgtctagataatctatttgaaagaactggagaaaggcaggttctagatacaggatacgttagcattgctattaactgttactagtaacacttagactgtaggcatgtaaacaagtttagcttgctagttaatgcaagagcataggtagaatgtgtgataatttagcctagtttattggcaatggggctaacgttgattcatgttcctgactgtgttttattcaaataaataacctgtgtaatgaaaatctacaattcacgatgcatgtgtgtccagatctttgtcatgttattttacagcaagatatctagagctagcctagctaactaactgaagccgagtagaatcaggatatggtttggttgctaagctgtagcctaacgttctacccacctgaatcaatccagtttgcttcaacaacagaagtggaaacaagtaatgttatcatttcaaatgatatatagtcaatctgttgaaaacagtgttgtgtagacacaatagatttatttgcgcatttttatttcaagtcttcaACTTCGGtgttgctgttggccgtgttgcgtttttgctcccagcttcactcgttgataaccaaccaatcagcgcgcagcttatctaaatattaatgagcataccataaaaggagaaaagccagtgttttttcccgggaacatttcagaggatctgtcagagggcatagaacagcacacgggccattttcaacccaaccaatgttacataccctattcggagaccttaaggaacaatgtgaaatacccaaaaaacccagtcaattgcccctttaaactgTTGATGGaatgtttaaaaagaaaataaacaatCTCTTATAAGGTAATTACTACTAACAAAATACATACCCATCCATACAGGGTTAATGCTTCAATGTTGTCAATTATCATATAAGCATGACTTTACTCTTTGACAGGCTATGCAAACTGGTAAAAATACACACTATCCtttcttagtttttttcacGCTCTGTTCATGTTCAATCCTAGCTTCTAAAATCAAAGATTCTATTCTTCAATAGCTGACATTTATACTGGGTTTGATTATCAAATGTGTGAGCATTTAAATGAGTCTACTGAGTGACGTATATTTACCGCCAAGTTAGCGCTGTCCCCGTACAGTTCAGGAGCTGACTCTTTGGAGAGGAGATCAAGCCAGCAGTTCAGGGAGAGGTTGTTTAGACTCCCCAGTCCCACTGACAGGTTAGTTGCTCCAACAGTGTCATCATCGTCCCCTCCGCACATGTTCAACCCAAAGAAAACCAGATAGCCTAACTGCTGGTGTGCATTTTAACGGTCTTTCGTCCAGCCGGATATTCCACAGATGTTGCTGAGCAAAACAGCTGAAGTCAGAATTGCATCAAAATAATGCATGTTGAAAACCACAAATTGTCTTATCTGTTCTTTTCCCCCCTCAGAAGGCTATTTCGCGTTTTGTTACGTTTTAGTCATCCAAACTCATATATCCTAACATTTTTCTGGCCAACAGGAACAACAGTGGATATGCATGTCtaattaaaagttttttttttccaaaaagcAAACTACTGGAAAGAGAACTCTTGTGGATCCAATGTTCAGTTGTGTTTCAGTTCTTTGACTTGGATACACTGGATACGAAAGTCGGACTGATTGCAGAGAGCGTCCGACTCGTTTTTATACTGGGTTGGCGAGCAAGCGCGCGCTCTACCTCCCTTTCTTTTTGAAGGTTTGTCACACATTTTAATGTGATGAATTCCGAAGAAGTTGTCTCTACGTTACTGCTCGACAACCTGTGACACAACATGGATTTGTTTCTGTGACGCTGGATTCGAGTTACAAAATCAAATAGCAGGTATCCCCGGATACTTATCAAGGATATAATAAACGAATAGTTTTGCATGTTAGAGAGACCCAGTGGCTAATATGATTTTTAGAATTTAGTTAGGGGTCACAAGAGCAGAATACTAATATAGGAACCTTTTATGCTGTAACAATTATGTTTaattatgttttaatgtaagATTTTACGCACATCATTTTCAATGTTGTCACTGGCCTATGCATACCTGCTAGGCTAACATATTTTGAGCTATCCGAAATGACTCCTCAATGCTTTCATGTCCTTGAGGACGGCCACATATTAGAATTTAAACGGAACAGTGCATTACACAATTTTAATGTCACCCACGTTGTTCAAAAAGGCAGATTGTAATCTTCATATGTCACCTAATTAACTTTGTGCAGACTGACTTTGTTCACTGCTAGATTTGAGACCCGAAATACCCGTCTATATGGTATCATTAGAGCCTCACACATCTCTATGCCAATATACCTTGGCATAGAGATGTGTGATGACAACGTAAAAGGATGACAACGTAAATGTCACATTTTATAAGGCTGTGTCTTGGGTTCTCTTACTACACATTACTTTACAGGAATTTGAACCATGGTCTTATTTTATTTCCCTTTTTAAGCCTTGTTATTGTAGACTATATTTTGTTGATAAAACGCAAAACGGTGAAGGTTTTACCATTGATAATGGTCTGTCATGGTGTGATAAACGATCAAATTCGGTGTTCCGTCTGCCTTTTCTCATGCAAGACTCCCTAGTCTTAACCCTCACCCTGATCAATCACTGAGGTGATCATATAGCCAATGCTTTTAAAGCAGAAGGAAGCAGAATCTTGATCGATTATTGAATTTGGAGCCCCAAGGGTCTTTCCTACTGAAGATGTGTTTTATTGATTTGTCTCCTCTTTATATTTCCTTACATTCTTCCCCATTGTTCAAAAACTGTCATTTGGGATAGTAATATTTCATAAACCCAGTGGCGATTGTAGACCCTTTAAAGGGGTGCTCAAgcatattgtttattatcatttaatcctggtagttcatgaagaaagggacatccttagtattttcattcaatattttgcagaaTAATACATTActatattaattgttatccagtgaaatcagggatttatattagcaagggggtttagcacttttgcaaggcactgtattcatggcTGAGCgtccctaaaggtctgatcctagaatcgcccctgcatAAACCAATGACCAATTTCACAATTAGTTTATACAATTATTATTAATCAGATATGCAGATATGCTTTCTTCTCTATGCGGTCCCTACATTCCATCTACCCTCAATAGGCCCCTGCCTCACCAGTGTTAATGCAAACTGAGAAATGAAGGAACGGAAACAAATAATTTACATCATTTGGGGTTTATTATGAGATGGCCTCTCTCAGAAAAGATGAGGTCTGACAACATCATACATGGTTTAAAAGGTGGCTTATGTGGAGAAAATGACTCCATCTAAAAGTATGTCTCCAAGGGCAGTGTCAGGGATTTAACGTTTTCATACTTAAGTTTGGCAAAGTGATGTCAGATAAAATTATTCTAATTTTAATTATTCTAAAGAAATCTATGCAAAATGTTTGAGTTCTGTTAAAAGACAGGTTTGTATGACACAATTTAAGTTGGGAGTAAGGGAATCAATGTAGCTCAAGTTAAAGATAAGTCACCTTGTGTTTTTGTGATTCCATAATATTAACCATAACCATAATACAACCTGATTGAATATCTTGGGTATCTTGGGAACTACTAAGATAAGAGAACATTTGAATTAATTAAATAGAGACAAATTGCCATGGTATCATGCTGCATCTCCATAACCCAGTTATCTTGTTCATGTATTCTCATAGATCTTAGGCAGGGTCGGCAAttttgttgagaagcactttttgtcatatttgctcaAATAAATGTCACATCCTGAAAGCAACCGgtaaaggtttgacagtaagATTAAATAACTCTGGTATATGTGGGCATTGCAGGcctgtaataaacacaacaatCTATCATTTAGTCCAGAATGAACTTAATGATTGGATGGCATTCGGACCAAATACAATGATTAGGTCCACAACCACAATGTTGAGGTCACAAATAATCATACAATGTTGCATGTAGATTTACAACAGAGACTTTCAAACCATCAATTTACAATTTCCACTGTGTTGTTCATAAAGACACTTCAGTTCAGGGAAAGTCTTCCAAATCATACTTTATTGAAAGGTGAATAAAAGTTAAATAAGAAAGTGAAGTGAATAAAACCATATTTTGTCAGTATCCATTAGGTCATCAGCCAGCACGTCAATACAATACATTATCAGTATATTACATGACCCTTCAATAGGGTCCATAGTCTCTGCTTACAAACTAACTTTCAAAGCAACAACATAATGAAAGCCATAAGCAGTATGAAACTCTAAATAATCGTGATCAACTATGGTCTTTGTTGCAGTAAAAAGGACTAACCAAGCAGTTGCCCATTCTGTTAATGTATTCCTTATAGTTGAGTGGTCAGAGTGGTCAAAGTGGATGCTTAAGGTTGTGGTCAAGGCAGTTTGTGTCTAGATGCTCCGGTGAAAAGTGGAGCTTGTCGAGAAGGGTAACCAGGAGCTCCACTCCCCGGGCCAGAGACATGGTCGGTTGGAAGGTGCTCTCTGTGTCCATTACTGACTGGAGCGAACGGGACGGCACTGGTTTGGTATGAGACACAAGAGTCATGGGCACGGTCAGACAAACATACAATAAGTATTAAGGGGTCAGATGGTGGAGCGGTTAGGGGATCGGGctataatcagaaggttgccggtttgatatccggccgtgccaaaagacgttgtgtccttgggcaaggcatttcaccctacttgcctcagggggaatgtacttactgtaagtcgctctggataagagtgtctgctaaatgactcaaatgtaaatgtaagtagtaGGTAAATGCCAGGGCCATACCCTGGACCACTTCGAACACTTAGTcctctgctgaatgaataaatgtgaaatcaaatatgtgtgtgtaaaatgtAGAGTGagttgtgtgagcatgtgtaagtgtgttttaGAACAGTAAGACAACTAACCCCTGGTTTCAGTGAAGTCCTCCTGACTTGTAGAAGTATAGGGGTCAGGTTGTAGacttggagagagaaggagagagaaggacagaagcAGCacctgagggagagacagagagagagacagagagagagacagatagagagacagagagagagacagagagagagagagacagagagagagacagagagagagagagagagagacagagagagagacagagagagagacagagggagagtgagcACAAGTGAAGAAGCGATGGATGTTCGAAACAATTTTTTTAAGGAATTGAGAACCACAAAATCCCAAAAATTCTACATTAATCACAATGCGTACCCAAAGTCCATAGCAAAAACCTAGTCATAATCTATCCACATCCCTGtgtatacatacagtgccctccaaaagtattggaacagtgaggcgaattcctttatttttgctgtagactgaaaacatttgggcttgacatcaaataatgaacgtgagaccagagatcaacgtttcagcttttatttccaggtatttacatcaggatctgatgcacaactaagacaatatcacattttgtttgaatccacccatttgtcatgtgatcaaaagtattggaacagatatacttaaaacatatttaagtgaataagacttaatatttagttgcaaatcctttgctttcaataactgcagcaagtctgtgacccattgacgtcaccaaacttttgcattcttcctttttgatgctttcccaggctttcactgcagcctctttcagttgttgtttgttttgtggggttcctcccttcagtctcctcttaagcaggtaaaatgcatgctctatagggtttaagtctggagattgacttggccagtctaataccttccatttcttgcccctgatgaactcctttgttgttttggcagtgtgttttgggtcgttatcttgctgcatgatgaaggctctgccaatcagtttggttgcatctttccttaaattggcagacaaaatgtttctgtagacttccgagttcattttgctgctgccatcatgtgttacatcctcaatgaagattaatgagcccgtcccagaagaagccatgcaagcccaagccatgacattacctccaccgtgtttcacagatgagcttgtgtgtttgggatcatgagcagttcctttctttctccaaactttaacctttccatcactttggtaaaagttaatctttgtctcatcagtccataaaactttgtcccagaatttttgaggttcatctctgtactttttggcaaattccagcctggccttcctattcttcttgctaatgagtggtttgcatcttctggtgtagcccttgtacttttgttcatgaagtcttctgcgaacagtagatagtgataccttcactcctgccatctggaggttgttgctgatctcactaacagttgttttagggtctttctttacagctctcacaatgtttctgtcatcaactgctgatgttttccttggtctacctgttcgacgtctgttacttagtacaccagtagttttcttcttct encodes:
- the LOC124472333 gene encoding relaxin-3 receptor 1-like, whose product is MCGGDDDDTVGATNLSVGLGSLNNLSLNCWLDLLSKESAPELYGDSANLAVRVIIALVYLVVCALGLVGNLLALFLLHSRHRKNHSSIDCYVMSLALTDLQFVLTLPFWAVDTALDFRWPFGRVMCKIVSSVTTMNMYASVFFLTAMSAARYCTLVSSLKMRSPKMAAVRAKWTSLGIWLVSVVVTLPHAVYSTTVQVSADDELCLVRFSDSDSGRWDPQVLLGLYQIQKMLLGFVVPLVVISVCYLLLLRFILSRRAVGGALGMDMKRQTEGEKCRDRRRSKLTRSVTIVVLSFFLCWLPNQALTLWSVLIKFDQVPFNKAFYNAQAYAFPLTVCLAHTNSCLNPVLYCLIRQEYRAGLKELLVRASLSIRSFLTLALRGRKVEESMPGMVVVHEDINM